In a genomic window of Algoriphagus halophilus:
- a CDS encoding alpha/beta fold hydrolase, which produces MKHFFTFVFLAFLFIFQASAQERFVELNGYKIWINTIGIEQREEGQPLVIFESGHGTPMGNWDKVIESVAEFAPILTYDRPGIGKSEATDYMPTLKNVSEQLVRLLDKLEFAPPYILVGHSLGGVYVRGFANYYPEKLAGLVIIDPGDFTETHQNRTEYYDILDWEPSKVDSLIQSFIDIRASRNKDSPAPIKREGQVLEELREQDFQEISGTPLPNIPVHMVVGGRFDMPVQFQSKEYDDKALFRSKIKHRISRWTDVIQSVDKGMLLYSGDAGHFVQWDDPELVISSIRIVMQDYYTLQEEMQQK; this is translated from the coding sequence ATGAAGCACTTTTTCACTTTTGTATTTCTCGCCTTCCTATTCATATTCCAAGCTTCAGCTCAGGAACGCTTTGTAGAATTGAATGGATATAAAATCTGGATCAATACTATAGGCATAGAACAAAGAGAAGAAGGTCAGCCCTTGGTGATTTTTGAAAGTGGTCATGGAACACCCATGGGAAATTGGGACAAAGTGATAGAATCAGTAGCTGAATTTGCCCCTATCCTAACCTATGACAGACCTGGAATAGGCAAATCTGAAGCAACAGACTATATGCCTACCCTGAAAAACGTCTCTGAGCAATTGGTAAGACTCTTGGATAAATTAGAATTCGCCCCACCCTATATTTTAGTAGGACACTCATTGGGAGGAGTGTATGTCAGAGGATTTGCCAATTACTATCCAGAAAAATTAGCCGGCTTAGTGATCATTGACCCAGGGGATTTCACTGAAACCCATCAAAACAGAACCGAGTATTACGATATTCTCGATTGGGAACCTTCAAAGGTTGATAGTTTGATTCAGTCATTTATTGACATCAGAGCTTCAAGAAATAAGGATTCCCCAGCACCAATCAAGAGAGAAGGACAGGTGTTGGAAGAATTAAGGGAACAAGATTTCCAGGAAATAAGCGGCACACCACTCCCAAATATTCCTGTTCACATGGTTGTAGGGGGTAGGTTCGATATGCCAGTTCAATTTCAATCCAAAGAATACGATGATAAAGCACTGTTCCGATCCAAAATCAAACATCGAATTTCCCGTTGGACCGACGTCATCCAGTCAGTGGATAAAGGTATGTTGCTCTATAGCGGGGATGCAGGACACTTTGTACAATGGGATGATCCTGAATTGGTGATTTCTAGTATTCGGATTGTGATGCAGGATTATTACACACTTCAGGAAGAAATGCAGCAGAAGTAA
- a CDS encoding arsenite methyltransferase — translation MNKEQELKNIVKERYAKIAEQGKAENAASCCGATTPSNKIYNIMMDDYSETKGYLEDADLGLGCGLPTQFAKIQKGDTVIDLGSGAGNDCFVARHETGVEGKVIGIDFTPIMIQKARANAEKLGYNNVEFREGDIDNMPVNDAVADVIVSNCVLNLVPNKQKVISEIHRVLKPGGHFSISDIVLVGDLPEALREDAEMYAGCVAGAIQKSEYLQFIEDQGFQNITIQKEKPIVIPDDILSKYLSEEEVNEFNNGETGIFSISVYAEKTGAKSSKPKFKLSELQSGSCCEPSSGCC, via the coding sequence ATGAACAAGGAACAAGAATTAAAAAACATCGTCAAAGAGCGATATGCAAAAATAGCCGAGCAAGGAAAAGCTGAAAATGCGGCTTCCTGCTGCGGTGCTACCACCCCATCCAATAAGATTTACAATATCATGATGGATGATTACTCTGAAACCAAAGGGTATTTGGAAGATGCGGATTTAGGCTTGGGATGTGGTTTACCTACACAGTTTGCCAAGATCCAAAAAGGAGACACGGTTATTGATTTGGGTTCCGGGGCAGGAAACGACTGCTTTGTGGCCAGACATGAGACAGGTGTAGAAGGCAAAGTGATCGGGATTGATTTTACTCCTATCATGATCCAAAAAGCAAGAGCCAATGCGGAGAAATTGGGCTACAATAATGTGGAATTTAGAGAAGGTGATATTGATAATATGCCTGTCAACGATGCCGTGGCCGATGTAATCGTCAGCAACTGTGTTTTGAACTTAGTCCCAAATAAACAAAAAGTGATTTCTGAAATTCATCGAGTGTTAAAACCAGGAGGGCACTTTAGTATTTCTGATATTGTGTTGGTAGGTGATTTGCCTGAAGCATTGAGAGAAGATGCGGAAATGTATGCAGGATGTGTGGCAGGAGCGATTCAAAAATCCGAATACTTGCAGTTCATCGAAGACCAAGGATTCCAAAACATCACTATCCAAAAAGAAAAACCAATTGTGATCCCAGATGATATTTTAAGTAAATACCTATCTGAGGAAGAGGTGAATGAATTCAATAATGGAGAAACGGGGATCTTTAGTATATCCGTGTATGCAGAAAAGACTGGAGCTAAATCTTCTAAACCCAAGTTTAAGCTTTCAGAGTTGCAATCCGGTTCTTGTTGTGAGCCAAGTTCAGGATGTTGTTAA
- a CDS encoding DUF2461 domain-containing protein, translating into MKRGFEFLKLLQENNNREWFKEHKPEYDLIKEENTKFFNQIYSELQKHDSLNKIHISRIYRDIRFSKDKTPFKTNFGAGFSRVKPLLRGGYYLQVGPDSSFVGGGFWAPNKDDLFRIRKEFEMNPEEIQQITSDKNFLKYFGKLEGEDGVKNAPKGFDKTLPAIDLIKKKQFVVRRRFTDQEVLADDFQKEVLLTFLAMRPFFDYMSEVLTTDQNGESIL; encoded by the coding sequence ATGAAAAGAGGTTTTGAATTTCTCAAACTGCTCCAGGAAAACAACAATCGTGAATGGTTTAAAGAGCATAAACCTGAATATGATTTGATTAAGGAAGAGAATACAAAGTTTTTCAACCAGATCTATTCTGAACTCCAAAAACATGACAGTTTAAATAAAATCCATATCTCTAGAATCTACAGGGATATCCGCTTTTCAAAAGATAAAACACCTTTCAAAACCAATTTCGGAGCAGGATTCTCTCGAGTTAAGCCCTTGCTGAGAGGTGGCTATTATCTCCAGGTAGGCCCAGATAGCAGTTTTGTAGGAGGAGGTTTCTGGGCTCCAAATAAGGACGATTTATTCCGTATTCGAAAAGAATTCGAAATGAATCCAGAGGAAATCCAGCAGATCACTTCAGACAAAAATTTCCTGAAATACTTTGGAAAGCTAGAGGGAGAGGATGGCGTAAAAAATGCTCCTAAAGGCTTTGACAAAACACTTCCTGCGATTGATTTAATCAAGAAAAAGCAATTTGTAGTAAGAAGAAGGTTTACTGATCAGGAGGTTTTGGCTGACGATTTCCAGAAAGAGGTGCTTCTGACATTTTTGGCCATGCGACCTTTCTTTGATTACATGAGCGAAGTGCTAACTACTGACCAAAATGGAGAGTCGATTTTGTAA
- a CDS encoding ThuA domain-containing protein: MKILFNSKWATVFALVLSFSISVACAQNGKTFLQFEGKTGPGKGKHVVLISGDDEYRSEESMPMMAKILSETYGFNTTVLFPIEPETGDIVPSYQKNIPGLEHLQDADLVIMLIRFRDLPLDQMKQLEDYFKSGKPFIALRTSTHPFAIKDQNSPYFKWNWNSKVPGWEGGFGQQIIGETWVAHHGIHKSEGTRALVDGVDRDADHPILRGVDDIWAPTDVYSIKNLPASANVLLYGQSTAGMTPDAPLMWDKSIMPIAWTKEYKMEDGKTGKVLGSTLGSSLDFQAEDMRRLIVNASFWLLDMPEVITSELNVAIVGSYEPTMFGFDSFRKGMKVEDFK, translated from the coding sequence ATGAAAATTCTCTTTAATAGTAAGTGGGCAACTGTTTTTGCTCTGGTACTTTCTTTTTCAATTTCTGTGGCTTGCGCCCAAAACGGTAAAACTTTTCTTCAATTTGAAGGGAAAACTGGACCTGGGAAAGGTAAACACGTGGTGCTGATTTCAGGCGATGATGAATATCGATCTGAAGAATCCATGCCAATGATGGCCAAAATTCTTTCCGAGACCTATGGTTTCAATACTACTGTGCTGTTTCCGATTGAGCCTGAAACAGGAGATATCGTTCCTAGCTATCAAAAAAATATTCCAGGATTGGAACATCTACAAGATGCGGATCTCGTGATTATGTTGATTCGATTTAGAGATCTTCCATTGGATCAAATGAAACAGTTGGAGGATTATTTCAAATCTGGTAAGCCTTTTATTGCACTGAGAACTTCCACGCATCCTTTTGCAATAAAAGATCAAAACTCTCCTTATTTCAAATGGAATTGGAATAGCAAAGTCCCTGGATGGGAAGGAGGATTTGGTCAGCAGATCATCGGTGAAACTTGGGTTGCTCATCATGGAATCCATAAATCTGAAGGAACGAGAGCTTTGGTAGATGGAGTGGACCGTGATGCTGATCATCCGATTCTTCGAGGAGTGGATGATATCTGGGCACCTACTGATGTATATTCTATCAAAAATCTTCCTGCTTCTGCCAATGTGCTACTTTACGGGCAATCAACTGCAGGAATGACTCCAGATGCTCCCTTGATGTGGGATAAATCCATCATGCCTATTGCTTGGACCAAAGAGTACAAAATGGAAGATGGAAAAACAGGTAAAGTATTGGGAAGTACTTTAGGATCTTCTTTGGATTTCCAAGCGGAGGATATGCGAAGACTTATTGTTAATGCATCCTTTTGGCTTTTAGATATGCCTGAAGTGATCACATCTGAATTAAATGTAGCGATTGTTGGGTCCTATGAACCAACCATGTTTGGTTTTGATAGCTTCCGAAAAGGAATGAAAGTAGAGGATTTTAAATAA
- a CDS encoding ArsR/SmtB family transcription factor produces the protein MGLAKTEIFNQQQNEIASLAKALGHPARIAILQHLFKINACVCGDLVEEIGLAQATISQHLKELKQIGLIKGNVEGTSVCYCIDKEKWSKMKGLLSEFLDQDLRNSTCC, from the coding sequence ATGGGACTCGCAAAAACTGAAATATTCAACCAGCAACAAAATGAAATCGCTTCATTGGCCAAAGCTCTAGGCCACCCCGCCAGAATCGCCATTCTGCAACATCTATTTAAAATCAACGCTTGTGTTTGCGGGGATTTGGTAGAGGAAATCGGATTGGCGCAGGCTACCATTTCCCAACATCTGAAAGAATTAAAACAAATCGGACTCATCAAAGGAAATGTAGAAGGCACCAGCGTTTGCTATTGTATTGACAAAGAAAAATGGTCAAAAATGAAAGGACTACTCTCAGAGTTTTTGGATCAAGACCTTCGTAACTCAACTTGCTGTTAA
- a CDS encoding alpha/beta hydrolase family protein, translating to MFNKPKFLSLLIFIILLGNVTPNYAQTASNQFIYGDLLPDAPELAARGNYAVGVQTLDLIHENQLDILNYGKGGDSLYNRPLKVEIWYPSETKEGSNEIISYEEVMGQNGAPSRPIIPFTFLGRATRDAKPAYSDSPFPLVIVSHGYTGSRYLMTYLTENLASKGYVVVAIDHTEATFRDAGGFQSTLLNRSLDDLFVLNEMARLGQDQSSFLNGLLDANNTALIGYSMGGYGAVNVAGGGYSPQAAQLFEGMTGGSKALLKRTVGNPEFEASIDPRIKVIVAFAPWGMQRGVWNAEGLAGIKIPSFFIAGSKDDISGYEDGTKAIYEGAVNAERFLLTFKEARHNTAPNPAPIESLNPDLNIDEYLRYADSVWDSRRMNNINQHFVSAFLGYYLKNKEEYKAYFHLDPDSVEKEWPGFKPRTTVGLELEHQSPRN from the coding sequence ATGTTTAATAAACCCAAATTTTTGTCCCTGCTTATTTTTATCATTTTGTTAGGGAATGTAACACCCAACTACGCCCAAACTGCTTCTAACCAATTTATCTACGGAGACTTACTTCCTGATGCCCCAGAATTGGCTGCAAGAGGAAATTATGCTGTAGGCGTACAGACACTGGATTTGATCCATGAAAATCAACTGGACATCCTAAACTACGGGAAAGGTGGAGATTCATTATACAATCGACCTTTAAAAGTAGAAATTTGGTATCCATCGGAAACTAAGGAAGGATCCAATGAAATCATTTCTTACGAAGAAGTCATGGGGCAAAACGGGGCTCCGTCAAGGCCAATCATTCCTTTTACTTTTTTGGGAAGAGCCACAAGAGATGCAAAACCTGCCTATTCAGACTCTCCATTTCCACTGGTGATTGTATCTCATGGTTATACTGGATCTCGGTATTTAATGACATATCTGACCGAAAATCTAGCTTCCAAAGGGTATGTAGTGGTAGCTATAGATCATACCGAAGCAACATTTAGAGATGCAGGAGGCTTTCAAAGCACACTGCTAAATCGGTCCTTAGATGACCTATTTGTTTTGAATGAAATGGCCAGATTGGGCCAGGATCAAAGTTCCTTTCTAAATGGTTTATTGGATGCAAACAATACCGCTTTGATTGGATACTCCATGGGAGGCTATGGGGCAGTGAATGTAGCAGGAGGTGGGTACAGCCCTCAGGCAGCTCAACTCTTTGAAGGAATGACAGGGGGAAGCAAAGCGTTATTGAAAAGGACTGTAGGCAATCCGGAATTTGAGGCATCCATTGATCCAAGAATAAAAGTCATCGTAGCCTTTGCTCCTTGGGGCATGCAAAGAGGAGTTTGGAATGCAGAAGGATTGGCAGGCATAAAAATTCCTTCATTCTTTATTGCTGGAAGCAAAGATGATATTTCTGGATATGAAGACGGTACAAAAGCGATTTATGAAGGTGCGGTAAACGCTGAGAGATTTTTGCTGACTTTTAAGGAAGCCCGACATAATACTGCTCCTAACCCCGCTCCAATAGAATCTTTAAATCCAGATTTGAATATTGACGAGTATTTGAGGTATGCTGATTCAGTGTGGGATTCAAGAAGAATGAATAATATCAATCAGCATTTTGTCTCGGCATTTTTGGGATATTATTTGAAAAACAAGGAGGAGTATAAAGCTTATTTTCATTTGGATCCTGATTCTGTGGAAAAAGAATGGCCGGGATTTAAGCCTAGAACTACAGTAGGATTAGAATTGGAGCACCAAAGTCCAAGAAATTAA
- a CDS encoding phytanoyl-CoA dioxygenase family protein produces MRDLSDYSHPITDLFEQPKTEAEWEKYRLSQDQVDFFHENGYLSGIKLLDEDQIRVLKEALEKVSNPKHPMHHLFHEFHSNESSDPNQVLFHSLGHWRIHPAFHDVIWNPAFLMASSQLLGDKSVRFWHDQLFCKPAKHGGNVAWHQDYSYWTRTVAMQHLTCWCGLDDATEANGCLNYIPGSHRWGLLDKPALAGEMDGLKTMLTEQQLKEFNPVAVPLKAGYATFHHPLMVHGSFANYSENARRAFVLNVFADGTVSDTNEPLLQGVPIIPKGQKMEGKFFPKIFEIK; encoded by the coding sequence ATGAGAGATCTATCGGATTATTCTCATCCAATAACGGACCTTTTTGAACAGCCCAAAACAGAAGCTGAATGGGAGAAATACAGACTTAGCCAAGATCAGGTTGATTTCTTCCATGAAAACGGCTACTTGTCTGGAATCAAATTATTGGATGAAGATCAGATTCGTGTTTTAAAAGAAGCATTGGAAAAGGTGTCCAATCCTAAGCATCCCATGCATCACTTATTTCATGAGTTTCATAGCAATGAGTCCTCAGACCCAAATCAGGTTTTATTTCATTCATTAGGGCATTGGAGGATACATCCAGCCTTTCATGATGTAATCTGGAATCCAGCTTTTTTGATGGCTTCCAGTCAGTTGCTTGGTGATAAATCTGTGAGATTTTGGCATGATCAGCTTTTCTGTAAACCCGCAAAGCATGGGGGCAACGTAGCTTGGCATCAGGATTATTCATATTGGACAAGGACCGTGGCGATGCAACACCTGACCTGTTGGTGTGGATTGGATGATGCGACGGAAGCGAATGGATGTTTGAATTATATTCCAGGGAGTCATCGATGGGGATTGCTGGACAAACCTGCTTTAGCAGGGGAGATGGATGGATTAAAGACCATGCTAACTGAGCAGCAATTGAAAGAATTTAACCCGGTAGCTGTTCCCTTGAAAGCCGGATATGCAACCTTTCATCATCCCTTGATGGTACATGGAAGTTTTGCAAATTATTCCGAGAATGCCAGAAGAGCATTTGTTTTGAATGTTTTTGCAGATGGTACAGTTTCTGATACCAATGAACCATTATTGCAGGGTGTACCTATTATTCCCAAGGGGCAAAAAATGGAAGGTAAATTTTTCCCTAAAATTTTTGAAATAAAATAG
- a CDS encoding N-acyl-D-amino-acid deacylase family protein encodes MKSIFLFCCTILILGSCSNPQTFDVLIKNGQIVDGSGSSSYVGDVGINADTIAALGDLQGAKGTLEIDATGLVVAPGFINMLSWAVESLIEDGRSISDIKQGVTLEVFGEGNSMGPLNETMKEDELQAQGDIKYPIGWTSLSEYLEFLVDKGISTNVASFIGATTVRIHELGYEDRAPNQEELEAMKKLVRQAMEEGAMGVGSSLIYAPAFYASTEELIELCKVASEYDGMYISHMRSEGGRLLESLDELIRIADEADIRAEVYHLKMSGRDNWNKFDAVVAKIDSARAAGLEITTDMYNYVAGATGLDASMPPWVQEGGYDKWAERLQDPAIRKRVLKEMTTPTNEWESLMQAVEGPDKIILVGFKNDSLKYLTGKTLAEVAAMRNLSPEETAMDLVVQDGSRVGTIYFLMSEENVKKQIKLPYMSFGSDAGSYSIEGVFLKSSYHPRAFGNFARVLGKYVREEKVIPLEEAIHKLTTLPANNLKIKKRGALKEGFFADLAIFDPNEIRDHATFEEPMQYATGMVHVFVNGTQVLKEGEHTGAFPGQVVRGPGFKE; translated from the coding sequence ATGAAATCCATTTTTCTTTTTTGTTGCACTATCCTTATTCTTGGAAGTTGTTCCAATCCACAAACTTTCGATGTCCTAATCAAAAATGGACAGATTGTCGATGGTTCCGGCAGTTCCTCTTATGTAGGAGATGTTGGCATCAATGCCGATACTATTGCTGCCTTAGGAGATCTTCAAGGGGCCAAAGGAACTTTAGAAATCGATGCAACTGGTCTAGTGGTTGCTCCCGGCTTTATCAATATGTTGAGTTGGGCCGTGGAATCCCTGATCGAAGATGGGAGGTCTATCAGTGATATTAAACAAGGGGTCACCCTGGAAGTTTTTGGAGAGGGGAATTCAATGGGGCCTTTGAATGAAACTATGAAGGAAGATGAACTCCAAGCCCAAGGAGATATCAAATACCCCATTGGATGGACCTCTTTAAGTGAATACTTGGAATTTTTAGTAGACAAAGGTATTTCCACAAACGTGGCATCTTTTATTGGAGCTACTACGGTTAGAATCCATGAATTGGGCTATGAGGACCGAGCTCCAAATCAGGAAGAATTAGAGGCCATGAAAAAATTGGTTCGACAAGCTATGGAAGAAGGCGCTATGGGAGTAGGATCTTCGTTGATTTATGCCCCGGCATTTTATGCCAGTACGGAAGAACTCATTGAATTATGCAAAGTGGCTTCAGAATACGATGGCATGTACATTTCTCATATGCGAAGTGAAGGTGGTAGGTTGCTGGAAAGCTTGGATGAATTGATCCGGATTGCTGATGAGGCAGATATCCGAGCAGAAGTATACCACCTCAAAATGAGTGGTCGTGATAATTGGAACAAATTTGATGCAGTAGTAGCCAAGATTGATTCTGCTAGAGCAGCTGGGTTGGAAATCACAACTGACATGTACAACTACGTGGCGGGAGCCACAGGATTGGATGCTTCCATGCCCCCCTGGGTTCAGGAAGGAGGCTATGATAAATGGGCGGAACGTCTTCAAGACCCTGCCATTCGAAAACGCGTATTGAAAGAAATGACTACTCCCACCAATGAATGGGAAAGCCTGATGCAGGCGGTGGAAGGGCCTGATAAAATCATTTTGGTGGGTTTCAAAAACGACAGCCTCAAATACCTAACAGGAAAAACGCTGGCAGAAGTAGCAGCCATGCGAAATCTTTCTCCTGAAGAAACCGCTATGGATTTGGTCGTTCAGGACGGCAGCCGAGTGGGTACAATCTATTTTTTGATGTCTGAAGAAAACGTAAAAAAGCAGATTAAGCTTCCCTATATGAGTTTTGGTTCGGATGCAGGATCCTACTCCATTGAAGGGGTATTTTTGAAGTCCAGCTATCACCCCCGAGCTTTTGGTAATTTTGCACGAGTACTTGGAAAATATGTTCGAGAGGAAAAAGTGATTCCTCTGGAAGAAGCCATTCACAAATTGACCACTTTGCCTGCCAATAATTTAAAAATCAAAAAAAGGGGCGCATTAAAAGAGGGATTCTTTGCTGATCTGGCAATTTTTGACCCAAATGAAATCCGGGATCATGCAACTTTCGAAGAGCCTATGCAGTATGCCACGGGGATGGTACACGTATTCGTCAATGGAACCCAAGTGTTAAAAGAAGGGGAACATACAGGAGCATTTCCTGGGCAAGTTGTGAGAGGACCAGGGTTTAAGGAGTAA
- a CDS encoding sugar phosphate isomerase/epimerase family protein, translated as MNKIGFNVLAWSAEMSENLLPVLDRLKKIGYDGAEFFIGGSPEESFKMIGKHCADIGLEVTAVTVMGPEQNPISPDAKIRAAASEQLKWVIDRAVDLNAQVLCGPYHSAFTVFASREPIEDEYNWSAEYLHGMGDYAQQAGVLLTPEALNRFECYLCNTMEQLSYLLKKVNHPNVQAMFDTHHANIEEKKLGDAIKFIAPQLGHFHISENDRGTPGSGHVNFDETFQSLAEVKYKGWLTIEGFTRNDPAFANSIGVWRNFSEPWDMAENGYKMIREMGEKYGL; from the coding sequence ATGAATAAAATAGGATTTAATGTACTGGCATGGTCTGCGGAGATGTCAGAGAACTTGTTGCCTGTATTGGATCGATTAAAAAAAATCGGATATGATGGGGCAGAATTTTTTATTGGAGGATCGCCTGAAGAATCCTTTAAAATGATCGGCAAACATTGTGCAGATATCGGTTTGGAAGTAACTGCTGTGACCGTGATGGGCCCAGAACAAAATCCGATTTCACCAGATGCCAAAATCCGTGCTGCTGCCAGCGAACAATTAAAGTGGGTAATAGATCGGGCAGTCGATTTAAATGCGCAGGTATTATGTGGTCCATACCATTCGGCATTCACTGTCTTTGCATCAAGGGAACCTATAGAGGATGAATACAATTGGTCAGCCGAGTATTTACATGGAATGGGAGATTATGCGCAACAAGCGGGAGTATTATTGACGCCGGAAGCCTTGAATCGATTTGAGTGCTATCTCTGCAATACCATGGAACAGCTTTCGTATTTGCTCAAAAAAGTGAATCACCCCAATGTGCAGGCCATGTTTGATACGCACCATGCAAATATTGAGGAAAAGAAATTGGGAGATGCCATCAAATTTATTGCACCTCAATTAGGCCATTTTCATATCTCTGAAAATGATCGAGGAACCCCGGGTTCAGGGCATGTCAATTTCGATGAAACCTTTCAATCCTTGGCTGAGGTGAAATACAAAGGCTGGTTGACTATCGAAGGATTTACCCGTAATGATCCAGCATTTGCCAATTCCATAGGGGTGTGGAGGAATTTCTCCGAACCTTGGGATATGGCAGAGAACGGATACAAGATGATTCGGGAGATGGGAGAGAAATACGGATTGTAA
- a CDS encoding MFS transporter, translating into MKNRILLLIIYLAFISLGLPDALLGSAWPAMFEYLKVPVSYAGIISMIVAGGTVISSLFSGYLIQKFGEAKVTTFSVFLTALALMGFAYSHYFIFLCLLAIPLGLGAGSVDAALNNYVALHYQAKHMNWLHSFWGVGAAIGPMIMASYLAKGGLWTQGYHTIAWIQIGLVIILLLSLPLWVSSKEDTSEEKKTQKAFSVCLKPYRV; encoded by the coding sequence TTGAAAAACCGGATCCTTTTACTGATCATCTATCTGGCATTTATCAGCCTTGGTTTACCGGATGCCCTTTTAGGCTCTGCTTGGCCAGCGATGTTTGAATACTTGAAAGTACCTGTCTCTTATGCAGGAATCATTTCGATGATCGTAGCTGGCGGGACTGTTATTTCCAGTCTGTTCAGTGGTTATTTAATCCAGAAATTCGGGGAGGCAAAAGTCACAACTTTCAGTGTTTTCCTAACAGCACTTGCTTTGATGGGCTTTGCTTATTCCCATTATTTTATATTCCTCTGCTTGCTGGCAATCCCTTTAGGTTTGGGGGCAGGAAGTGTAGATGCCGCGCTAAACAACTATGTAGCCCTACATTATCAAGCAAAGCATATGAACTGGCTCCACAGCTTTTGGGGAGTTGGTGCTGCAATAGGACCGATGATCATGGCAAGTTATTTGGCAAAAGGAGGTCTTTGGACACAGGGATACCATACTATTGCCTGGATTCAAATTGGCTTGGTTATCATTTTACTGCTTTCCTTGCCTTTATGGGTTTCTTCGAAAGAGGATACTTCTGAAGAAAAAAAGACTCAAAAAGCCTTTTCAGTTTGCTTAAAACCATACCGGGTTTGA
- a CDS encoding MFS transporter encodes MKQALLIFFCYCTIEASFGLWGASFLVFEKGYPVDKAARLVSLYYVGIMAGRFLSGFLTHYFTNRQLVFAGQGIIGIGIILLLLPFDSVLLPGFLLIGFGCAPIFPSLLHETPVNFGKKHSQKIMGMQMASAYVGITLMPFVFGEISIFTGYSFLLPFLGVFLIFMIILTKMLHQKTAKLNLTTEDQSSA; translated from the coding sequence TTGAAGCAAGCGTTACTGATCTTCTTTTGCTATTGTACCATCGAAGCAAGTTTTGGATTATGGGGCGCTAGTTTTTTGGTTTTTGAAAAAGGCTATCCAGTCGATAAAGCAGCGAGATTGGTCTCCCTTTATTATGTCGGAATTATGGCGGGAAGATTTCTTTCCGGGTTCTTAACCCACTATTTCACCAACCGACAATTGGTATTTGCTGGTCAGGGAATTATTGGGATAGGGATCATTTTATTACTACTTCCTTTTGATTCAGTATTATTACCAGGGTTTTTACTCATAGGCTTTGGATGTGCTCCTATTTTTCCAAGTTTACTTCATGAGACTCCAGTGAATTTTGGCAAAAAACATTCTCAAAAAATTATGGGGATGCAAATGGCCAGTGCCTATGTAGGCATAACCCTGATGCCCTTTGTTTTCGGTGAAATATCCATATTTACTGGCTATTCATTTCTACTACCATTTCTGGGAGTGTTCCTGATCTTCATGATCATCCTCACTAAAATGCTCCATCAAAAAACAGCTAAGTTAAATTTGACTACTGAAGATCAATCATCTGCCTGA